Proteins from a genomic interval of Niabella soli DSM 19437:
- a CDS encoding GSCFA domain-containing protein encodes MAPIQIEKLTPPVKYGDKILLIGSCFTEHIGNALADHKFDILQNPHGILFDPASVYHGLVRYIEQTPYTEEDLFYLNEVWQSWHHHSRFSGMDKQQVLTQMNAALNEAHHFLKQTEWVIITLGSSFSYRLNEKAPGDHQAGLKVANCHRAPGQWFDKKMLEIDETVAMLDNLYHRLRIFNPNAKIIFTISPVRHLRDGAVANNRSKARLLEAVHHIVNKFPHHYYFPAYELVIDVLRDYRFYDVDLAHPNYPATEFVLEHFTQACIDEASRQLMQEIRSVVIARKHKPFHPDTQAHQTFLSTQYKKALRLSQQYPFLDLKEEMAFFKDAMT; translated from the coding sequence ATGGCGCCCATACAGATAGAAAAATTGACTCCCCCTGTAAAATATGGTGATAAGATCTTGTTGATCGGTTCCTGCTTTACAGAACATATTGGCAATGCATTGGCTGATCATAAGTTTGATATCCTCCAAAACCCGCATGGGATCCTGTTTGATCCCGCCAGTGTCTATCATGGTCTGGTCCGGTATATTGAACAAACGCCCTACACTGAAGAGGATCTGTTTTATCTGAATGAGGTCTGGCAATCCTGGCACCATCATTCGCGTTTTTCGGGGATGGATAAGCAGCAGGTATTAACCCAGATGAATGCGGCTTTAAATGAGGCGCACCATTTTTTAAAACAAACGGAATGGGTGATCATTACTCTGGGCTCTTCTTTTTCTTATCGTTTGAACGAAAAAGCTCCAGGGGACCATCAGGCCGGACTAAAAGTAGCCAATTGCCACCGGGCGCCGGGGCAATGGTTTGATAAGAAAATGCTGGAGATTGATGAAACAGTGGCAATGCTGGATAATCTTTACCACCGGCTGCGAATCTTCAATCCTAATGCGAAAATTATTTTTACCATAAGCCCCGTGCGGCATCTGCGTGATGGGGCTGTTGCCAATAACCGCAGCAAAGCACGTTTGCTGGAAGCTGTGCACCATATTGTAAATAAATTCCCCCATCATTATTATTTTCCTGCCTATGAGCTGGTTATTGATGTGCTGCGCGATTACCGTTTTTATGATGTGGATCTGGCGCATCCCAATTATCCGGCTACCGAATTTGTGCTGGAACACTTTACACAGGCCTGTATTGACGAGGCTTCCCGCCAGTTGATGCAGGAGATCCGTTCCGTTGTTATTGCACGCAAGCACAAACCCTTTCATCCTGATACACAGGCGCATCAAACCTTCCTGAGCACACAATATAAAAAAGCGCTGCGCTTATCTCAGCAATATCCGTTTTTGGATCTCAAAGAAGAAATGGCTTTTTTCAAAGACGCCATGACTTAA
- a CDS encoding exonuclease domain-containing protein, with amino-acid sequence MQYAIVDIETTGSYAAASGITEISIQVLDAEGIVVDRFESLVNPVQQIPSYIQALTGISNAMVADAPLFEAIAEQVYKLLQDKIFVAHSVNFDYSFVKSQLAYCGYELHTNKLCTVRLSRKIIPGHASYSLGKLCEALDIPHVNKHRAGGDTDATVALFQLLLLKDADGHIAKSLKRTSKEQVLPPNVPKTDFDQLPYTPGVYYFHDEKGKIVYVGKAKNIRYRVSSHFSNNSTTRQRQNFMRHIHHISFEECGTELMAAVKESTEIKRLWPRFNSAQKRREELYGIISYEDQNGYLRLGIEKMSRGMLLLNSYHHLEGAKASLRQLVHDFDLCPRLCFIGAALVDEKMHRVLCKGACEKKEPAESYNQRALEAIRHLKNLPSFAIIDKGVQQDERSCILVWKGSFYGMGFISEELQLEQPEQFRDFVTPYKENSTITNMLFAYAKRYPSKIIQFNHIV; translated from the coding sequence ATGCAATATGCAATTGTAGATATTGAAACGACCGGATCCTACGCAGCAGCGAGCGGCATTACCGAAATAAGCATCCAGGTATTGGATGCGGAGGGTATTGTGGTGGATCGTTTTGAGAGCCTGGTGAACCCGGTGCAGCAGATTCCTTCTTATATTCAGGCATTGACGGGCATTAGTAATGCCATGGTGGCGGATGCGCCCTTGTTTGAGGCCATTGCGGAACAGGTTTATAAGCTGCTGCAGGATAAAATTTTTGTGGCCCATAGCGTCAATTTCGATTATTCGTTTGTGAAAAGCCAGTTGGCCTATTGCGGCTATGAGCTACATACGAATAAACTGTGCACGGTGCGGTTGAGCAGGAAAATTATTCCCGGGCATGCCTCGTATAGTCTGGGTAAATTATGCGAAGCGCTGGATATTCCTCACGTAAATAAACATAGGGCAGGAGGTGATACTGATGCTACAGTGGCATTGTTTCAACTGCTGCTGCTGAAAGATGCGGACGGGCATATTGCTAAAAGTTTAAAACGCACCTCTAAAGAGCAGGTGCTGCCGCCGAATGTGCCCAAGACCGATTTTGATCAGCTGCCCTACACGCCCGGCGTATATTATTTTCATGATGAAAAAGGGAAGATCGTTTATGTGGGAAAGGCGAAAAACATCCGCTACCGGGTCAGCAGTCACTTTAGCAATAATTCCACCACCCGCCAGCGCCAGAATTTTATGCGCCATATACACCACATCAGTTTTGAAGAATGCGGTACCGAACTGATGGCCGCGGTAAAAGAATCCACAGAAATAAAAAGATTATGGCCCAGATTTAATTCGGCTCAAAAAAGGAGAGAGGAGCTGTACGGGATCATTTCCTATGAAGATCAAAACGGCTACCTGCGGCTGGGGATCGAGAAGATGAGCCGTGGTATGTTGTTGTTAAATTCTTATCATCATCTTGAGGGGGCTAAAGCATCATTACGACAACTGGTGCATGATTTTGATCTTTGCCCGCGGCTCTGTTTTATTGGAGCGGCATTGGTTGATGAAAAAATGCACCGGGTATTGTGCAAAGGCGCCTGCGAAAAAAAGGAACCGGCTGAAAGCTATAACCAGCGGGCGCTGGAGGCGATCCGCCATTTAAAGAACCTGCCTTCTTTTGCCATTATTGACAAAGGAGTGCAGCAGGATGAACGATCCTGTATCCTGGTTTGGAAAGGCAGTTTTTACGGAATGGGATTTATTTCAGAGGAACTGCAACTGGAGCAACCCGAACAGTTTCGCGATTTTGTAACCCCATATAAAGAAAACAGCACCATTACCAATATGCTATTCGCCTATGCAAAACGCTATCCATCAAAAATCATTCAATTCAATCATATCGTTTAA
- a CDS encoding Gfo/Idh/MocA family protein — protein MLKIGIVGVGHLGKFHLNNWLEIDNVEVVGFYEPNDATAAEVIEKYKIRRFTNADAFLGLCDAIDIVTPTTYHYQWCEKAIKMGRHVFVEKPFADTMEEARELVKLAKESSIKLQVGHVERFNPAFLSLKNVTLKPMFIEVHRLAQFNPRGTEVSVILDLMIHDIDIILSIVKSDVKRISASGVAVLTETPDIANVRIEFDNGCVANLTSSRISMKKMRKMRLFQKDAYIGIDFLNKKTEIIKLKEAADENVFAFDIDTSAGKKTIAVANPLIPEVNAIKRELEEFRDAIVNNTQTVVSEIDGLKAMDVAHQILEKIGNATIKS, from the coding sequence ATGCTAAAAATAGGGATTGTAGGCGTAGGCCATCTGGGAAAGTTTCACTTAAATAACTGGCTGGAAATCGACAATGTGGAAGTGGTAGGATTTTACGAACCGAACGATGCCACGGCAGCGGAAGTTATTGAAAAATACAAGATCCGCCGGTTTACCAATGCGGATGCATTCCTGGGCCTCTGCGATGCCATTGATATTGTAACCCCCACTACCTACCATTATCAATGGTGCGAAAAAGCCATAAAAATGGGGCGCCATGTATTTGTGGAAAAGCCCTTTGCCGATACAATGGAGGAAGCGCGCGAACTGGTAAAGCTCGCCAAAGAATCAAGCATCAAATTGCAGGTAGGACATGTGGAACGGTTTAATCCCGCTTTTCTTTCCCTGAAAAACGTTACCTTAAAACCCATGTTTATTGAAGTGCACCGCCTGGCGCAATTCAATCCCCGTGGCACAGAGGTGAGCGTGATCCTGGACCTGATGATCCACGACATCGATATTATTTTAAGCATCGTCAAGAGCGATGTGAAGCGCATCTCTGCAAGCGGTGTAGCCGTATTGACAGAAACGCCGGATATCGCCAATGTACGCATCGAGTTTGATAACGGCTGCGTGGCCAACCTTACTTCCAGTCGCATCTCTATGAAGAAAATGCGGAAGATGCGCCTCTTTCAGAAAGACGCCTATATCGGCATCGACTTTTTAAATAAAAAAACGGAGATCATCAAATTAAAGGAAGCTGCCGATGAAAATGTTTTTGCTTTTGATATTGATACCTCTGCAGGCAAAAAGACCATTGCGGTAGCCAACCCGCTGATCCCTGAAGTAAACGCCATTAAGCGCGAACTGGAAGAATTCAGGGATGCGATCGTTAACAATACCCAGACGGTAGTTTCTGAAATTGACGGTTTGAAAGCCATGGACGTAGCCCACCAGATCCTGGAAAAGATCGGGAACGCAACCATTAAATCATAG
- a CDS encoding carboxymuconolactone decarboxylase family protein: protein MEPRLNVQEVGKKALASLYPLGKYLAQSTIEQQLLHLIYYRVSQINGCAFCLDMHSKDLRAAGETEQRLYVLDAWREAPFYSDRERAALAWAEALTKLKSTLVPDEIYEEAKKQFTDEELMDLTMGVIAINSYNRINIAFGAPVGTYQVGMFK from the coding sequence ATGGAACCACGTTTAAATGTACAGGAAGTAGGAAAAAAAGCTTTAGCATCTCTTTATCCGTTGGGTAAATACCTGGCGCAATCCACTATTGAACAGCAACTGCTGCACCTGATCTATTACAGGGTATCGCAGATCAATGGCTGTGCTTTTTGCCTGGACATGCACTCGAAGGATCTGAGAGCAGCCGGAGAAACTGAGCAGCGGCTTTATGTGTTAGACGCCTGGAGGGAAGCCCCTTTTTACAGCGACCGGGAGCGCGCCGCTCTTGCCTGGGCCGAAGCGCTGACAAAGCTAAAATCGACATTGGTGCCCGATGAAATTTACGAAGAAGCAAAAAAACAGTTTACTGATGAAGAATTAATGGACCTCACAATGGGCGTAATCGCAATTAATTCCTATAATCGCATTAATATTGCTTTCGGCGCACCTGTAGGTACTTATCAGGTTGGCATGTTCAAGTAA
- a CDS encoding RNA polymerase sigma factor — MRSATELIPHLFRTEYSKIVAVLCAHFGIDHIETAEDIASDTFLTATELWGLKGVPENPAAWLYTVAKNKTKNHLKRHTLFTKKIAPEIKQTASLNAEIDLTETGIADSVLAMIFTISDPLIATEAQIALALNLLCGFGVQEIATAFLTGKDTIYKRIQRAKEKLREAKIDIAIPGADILPRRMESVLITLYLLFNEGYYSVSGEHPLKKECCSEAMRLTLLLLENERTNLPATNALMALMCFHASRFEARTNQTEDLVLYNDQDVSLWDQALIEKGSFYLNQAAQGSLLTKYHLEAGIAYWHTHPGDSKEKWEAILQLYNQLLLLEYSPVAALNRTFALAKANGVEAAIIEAEKLRLENNHFYFVLLGTLYTGKDNKTAQTCFERAHILAQSAADRHLIQKKIDQLTVQN; from the coding sequence ATGCGATCAGCAACTGAATTAATTCCCCATTTATTTCGTACAGAGTACAGCAAAATTGTTGCTGTACTCTGTGCGCATTTTGGTATTGATCATATTGAAACGGCCGAAGATATTGCCAGCGATACTTTTCTGACAGCAACAGAGTTGTGGGGGTTGAAAGGTGTTCCTGAAAATCCGGCCGCCTGGCTGTACACGGTTGCAAAAAATAAAACGAAAAATCACCTGAAGCGGCATACTTTATTTACAAAAAAAATTGCACCTGAAATAAAACAAACCGCTTCCTTAAATGCTGAAATAGACCTTACGGAAACCGGCATTGCCGACAGTGTTTTGGCGATGATCTTCACCATATCCGATCCCCTCATTGCCACAGAAGCACAGATCGCACTGGCATTAAACCTGCTTTGTGGTTTTGGCGTACAAGAAATTGCGACAGCCTTTTTGACCGGCAAAGACACTATCTACAAACGCATCCAACGTGCAAAGGAAAAACTAAGAGAAGCAAAAATCGATATCGCCATTCCCGGGGCAGACATACTACCCCGACGGATGGAGTCCGTTTTGATAACTCTTTACCTTCTTTTTAATGAAGGCTATTATTCGGTGTCTGGTGAACACCCTTTAAAAAAGGAATGTTGCAGTGAGGCAATGCGGCTAACCTTATTGCTGCTCGAGAATGAACGTACCAACCTGCCGGCCACCAATGCCCTGATGGCACTGATGTGTTTCCATGCATCCCGCTTTGAAGCACGGACGAACCAAACTGAAGACCTGGTGCTTTACAACGATCAGGACGTTTCCCTCTGGGATCAGGCATTAATTGAAAAAGGCAGTTTCTATCTGAATCAGGCAGCGCAGGGCTCCCTGCTCACCAAATATCACCTGGAAGCCGGCATCGCGTATTGGCATACCCACCCGGGTGACTCCAAAGAAAAATGGGAAGCAATTCTTCAATTATACAACCAGTTGCTGCTACTGGAGTATTCGCCGGTAGCCGCATTGAACCGGACCTTTGCACTGGCCAAAGCCAACGGCGTGGAGGCTGCCATTATTGAGGCTGAAAAGCTCAGGCTTGAGAACAATCACTTTTATTTTGTACTGCTGGGAACGCTTTATACCGGCAAAGACAATAAAACGGCCCAGACCTGTTTTGAACGGGCTCATATCCTGGCCCAATCAGCCGCTGACAGGCATTTAATCCAAAAAAAGATCGATCAGCTAACCGTCCAAAACTAA
- the mdh gene encoding malate dehydrogenase — translation MKVTVVGAGAVGATCADNIARKELASELVLLDIKEGVAEGKSIDMMQTAALLGFDTKIKGVTNDYAATADSDVVVITSGLPRKPGMTREELIGVNAGIVKSVTENILKYSPDTILIVVSNPMDTMNYLTLQTSGLPKHRVLGMGGALDSARFRYYLSQELGCSPADLNAVVVGGHGDTTMIPLIKHATWGSTPVTNFLSDEQQAKIVADTMVGGATLTKLIGTSAWYAPGAGTAAMVESILRDEKKIISCGVALDGEYGQKDISLVVPVTLGRKGWEKIIDFKLSETEQAAFNKSADAVRTMNDVLKTL, via the coding sequence ATGAAAGTTACTGTAGTAGGAGCCGGAGCGGTGGGAGCTACCTGTGCTGACAATATTGCCAGAAAAGAATTAGCATCAGAATTGGTTTTGCTGGATATTAAAGAGGGTGTGGCCGAAGGCAAATCCATCGATATGATGCAGACAGCGGCCCTCCTGGGTTTTGATACAAAAATAAAAGGCGTTACGAACGACTATGCCGCTACTGCGGATTCCGATGTGGTGGTGATCACTTCCGGACTGCCCCGCAAACCGGGGATGACGCGCGAGGAGCTGATAGGGGTGAACGCCGGCATTGTAAAAAGTGTAACGGAAAATATTTTAAAATATTCGCCGGACACGATCCTGATCGTGGTGTCGAACCCGATGGATACGATGAATTACCTCACGCTGCAAACCTCCGGACTGCCGAAGCACCGGGTATTGGGAATGGGTGGTGCGCTGGATTCGGCCCGCTTCCGGTATTACCTGAGCCAGGAACTGGGCTGCTCACCGGCTGATCTGAATGCCGTTGTGGTGGGTGGTCATGGCGATACTACCATGATCCCTTTGATCAAACACGCTACCTGGGGCAGCACACCGGTGACCAATTTTCTGTCGGACGAACAGCAGGCCAAAATTGTTGCCGATACCATGGTGGGCGGCGCTACGTTGACAAAGCTGATCGGTACTTCCGCCTGGTATGCGCCGGGCGCGGGAACGGCGGCGATGGTGGAAAGTATTCTGCGGGATGAAAAGAAAATAATTTCCTGTGGCGTGGCGCTGGATGGGGAATACGGGCAAAAAGATATTTCGCTGGTAGTGCCTGTTACCCTGGGCCGGAAGGGTTGGGAAAAGATCATCGATTTTAAACTGTCGGAGACGGAGCAGGCGGCCTTTAACAAAAGTGCCGATGCCGTGCGCACCATGAACGACGTTTTAAAGACCTTATAA
- a CDS encoding mechanosensitive ion channel family protein: MLLQVENVVATSATWLSKIRDMALEYAPKLIGAIILYVVGTWVINKIAALLRNLFSKRHFDKSLQTFLISVLKATLLLLLFLAIVGMLGVPITGFAALLAGAGLAIGAALNGSLGNLAGGVMIMIFKPFKVGEVIEAQGHTGKVLEIGIFNTSILSGENKVVILPNGGLSTGVISNYNTHGNLRVDILLTVAGSQDIETARRIALETVSKNPLVLEDPAPEVKVLKIDGNGLQLGIRPYTTQENYWKVYFAEIENIKNAFDANGVQWPVPTQISINKSA; encoded by the coding sequence ATGTTATTACAGGTTGAAAATGTAGTGGCAACAAGTGCTACATGGCTGTCAAAGATCAGGGATATGGCGCTGGAATATGCACCCAAGCTGATCGGGGCTATTATTTTATATGTTGTGGGAACCTGGGTGATCAATAAGATCGCCGCTTTGTTGAGAAATTTATTTAGCAAACGACACTTTGATAAGTCCCTGCAAACCTTTCTGATCTCGGTGCTGAAAGCCACTTTGTTGCTGTTGCTGTTTCTTGCAATCGTGGGTATGCTGGGTGTGCCGATTACCGGCTTTGCAGCGCTTTTGGCAGGCGCAGGTTTAGCTATTGGTGCGGCTTTAAACGGGTCGCTCGGAAACCTGGCGGGTGGTGTAATGATCATGATCTTTAAACCCTTCAAAGTGGGAGAGGTGATAGAAGCCCAGGGCCATACGGGAAAGGTATTGGAGATTGGTATTTTTAACACTTCTATTTTATCGGGAGAGAATAAAGTGGTTATTTTGCCCAATGGGGGATTATCAACTGGTGTTATTTCCAATTATAATACGCACGGCAATTTGCGGGTGGATATTTTGCTGACGGTTGCAGGCAGCCAGGACATTGAAACCGCGCGGCGGATAGCGCTGGAAACGGTTTCAAAGAATCCTTTGGTGTTAGAAGATCCGGCTCCTGAGGTAAAAGTGCTCAAGATCGATGGCAACGGATTGCAATTGGGGATCAGACCATACACTACCCAGGAAAATTATTGGAAAGTTTATTTTGCCGAAATCGAAAATATAAAAAATGCTTTTGATGCCAATGGCGTTCAATGGCCAGTGCCTACACAGATCAGTATTAACAAATCGGCTTAA
- a CDS encoding YciI family protein, with protein sequence MKDFLFLYRADYSAYAKRSPEELQSITKKWMDWIGSIAAQNKLADPGNRLENDGRVVKPNNVVTDGPYCEIKESLGGYSLVRVDTIEEAVALAKGCPVYTIGGSVEVREISKM encoded by the coding sequence ATGAAAGATTTTTTATTCTTATACAGAGCCGACTACAGCGCCTATGCAAAGCGCTCCCCTGAGGAATTGCAATCCATCACCAAAAAATGGATGGACTGGATCGGCAGCATTGCCGCGCAAAATAAACTGGCAGACCCGGGCAATCGCCTGGAAAATGATGGCCGGGTGGTGAAACCAAATAATGTAGTAACAGATGGCCCCTACTGCGAGATCAAAGAGAGCCTGGGCGGTTATTCACTGGTGAGGGTTGATACTATTGAAGAGGCCGTTGCATTAGCCAAAGGCTGCCCGGTTTATACAATCGGGGGATCCGTTGAAGTAAGGGAAATCAGTAAAATGTAA
- a CDS encoding DUF5053 domain-containing protein, with product MNKELNKLMQLAGTAQFDAALDQLYEKYKDDAAAKRAIAAYIKKGVAASGERINGVAVKMQLAEVSEIISLSYIAKTYFNKTKSWLSQRVNGHTVNGKAALFTSEEMKTLNFALKDVGKKIGSTSVHL from the coding sequence ATGAATAAAGAATTAAATAAATTGATGCAACTGGCCGGAACTGCCCAGTTTGATGCAGCGCTGGACCAGCTGTATGAAAAATATAAAGATGATGCGGCTGCAAAAAGAGCCATTGCGGCCTACATAAAAAAAGGTGTTGCGGCGTCCGGAGAAAGAATAAATGGCGTTGCTGTTAAGATGCAGCTTGCGGAAGTATCAGAGATCATAAGCCTGTCTTATATTGCGAAGACTTACTTTAATAAAACCAAGTCCTGGCTTTCACAACGGGTAAACGGGCACACCGTTAATGGGAAAGCGGCCCTGTTTACATCAGAAGAAATGAAAACACTGAATTTTGCATTAAAGGATGTTGGCAAAAAAATTGGCTCTACCAGCGTGCATCTTTGA
- a CDS encoding class I SAM-dependent methyltransferase, which produces MNEEKFSMFRNRLTKVYRHLSRQARNAGITCYRVYDHDLPEFPVCIERYEDHIYVAEYKRKHGMEDTEHNRWMEQTAAIIAEVLSVPATHIYTKLRQRKTGRQGQYQKTDSTKNEFEVQENGLHFIVNLADYLDTGLFLDHRNTRKMVREESEGKRVLNLFAYTGSFSVYAAAGKAAAVTTVDLSNTYTEWAKRNMTLNKFASPGYTFVQADVLQYVAELSANSYDLIIMDPPTFSNSKKMEAILDIQRDHVFLINECLRVLSPGGVLYFSTNARKFILEKEKIHTDKIKDITKATTPFDFEGKLFRWCYKIEK; this is translated from the coding sequence TTGAACGAAGAAAAATTCAGCATGTTCCGCAATCGCTTAACAAAAGTGTACCGGCACCTCTCGCGGCAGGCCCGCAACGCCGGTATTACCTGTTACCGGGTTTACGACCATGACCTGCCGGAATTTCCTGTTTGCATCGAACGTTATGAGGACCATATATATGTGGCGGAATACAAACGCAAACACGGAATGGAGGACACGGAGCACAACCGCTGGATGGAGCAGACGGCCGCTATTATTGCTGAAGTATTGTCTGTTCCCGCAACCCATATCTACACCAAACTCCGGCAACGGAAAACCGGGCGGCAGGGACAATACCAGAAAACCGATTCAACAAAAAATGAATTTGAGGTACAGGAAAACGGGCTGCATTTCATTGTTAACCTGGCCGACTATTTAGATACCGGACTTTTCTTAGATCATCGTAATACCCGCAAAATGGTTCGGGAGGAAAGCGAAGGAAAACGGGTCCTGAATTTATTTGCCTATACGGGTTCCTTCTCCGTTTACGCCGCTGCCGGGAAGGCAGCTGCTGTGACTACGGTTGACCTTTCCAACACCTATACCGAATGGGCAAAGCGGAATATGACACTAAATAAATTTGCTTCCCCAGGTTATACTTTTGTCCAGGCCGATGTGCTGCAATATGTAGCGGAACTGTCCGCCAACAGTTACGACCTGATCATAATGGACCCGCCCACTTTTAGCAACAGCAAAAAAATGGAAGCGATCCTGGATATTCAGCGCGATCATGTTTTTCTGATCAATGAATGTTTGCGGGTGTTATCGCCCGGCGGTGTGTTATATTTCAGCACTAATGCGCGAAAATTTATTCTGGAAAAAGAAAAGATACACACCGATAAAATAAAAGACATCACTAAAGCTACCACCCCTTTTGATTTTGAAGGGAAGTTATTTAGATGGTGTTATAAGATTGAAAAATAG
- a CDS encoding NADP-dependent oxidoreductase, whose product MKAIVLDQFGSIDNLQLKEVPVPVAGAGELLIKIENAAVNPYDLKVIEVYKEQSGVSLPVIPGSELSGVVVATGEGVTKFKEGDAVCGNPGRFGGGFAQYITTHQDWMAKKPASLSFETAAAIPVASLIAWKALFDEGKLTAGQKVLIHGASGNVGGMAVQEAKQAGAYVIATGSGKNEQRVKALGADVFIDYTKQDFSTAVKEVDVVLDTVGGKMQTDSFKVLKEGGYLISLIEAPSKELATQYKVHAKVVYGGPNANRLEQILLDAAGGKIKAPVDRVFALSDAVAALKAVKQAHPSGKILLRP is encoded by the coding sequence ATGAAAGCAATCGTTCTGGATCAATTTGGTAGCATTGATAATCTCCAGCTCAAAGAAGTACCGGTACCTGTAGCAGGCGCCGGGGAATTATTGATAAAAATTGAAAATGCAGCGGTCAACCCCTACGATCTGAAAGTAATTGAGGTTTATAAAGAACAATCCGGCGTTAGCCTGCCCGTTATCCCCGGTTCGGAGCTTTCGGGGGTCGTGGTGGCGACGGGTGAAGGCGTAACAAAATTTAAGGAAGGAGATGCAGTCTGCGGTAACCCAGGCCGGTTTGGCGGCGGCTTTGCCCAATATATCACTACCCATCAGGATTGGATGGCGAAAAAGCCCGCTTCACTTTCTTTTGAAACCGCAGCGGCTATCCCGGTCGCGTCCTTAATAGCGTGGAAGGCGCTCTTTGACGAGGGTAAACTCACCGCCGGGCAAAAGGTACTCATCCACGGCGCTTCAGGAAACGTGGGCGGGATGGCGGTTCAGGAAGCAAAACAGGCCGGTGCTTATGTTATTGCAACCGGTTCAGGAAAAAATGAACAACGGGTTAAAGCGCTGGGCGCCGATGTATTTATCGATTATACAAAACAGGATTTTTCAACTGCTGTTAAAGAAGTGGATGTAGTGCTGGACACTGTTGGCGGTAAGATGCAGACAGATTCTTTTAAGGTGCTGAAAGAAGGTGGTTACCTGATCAGCCTGATTGAAGCGCCGTCGAAAGAGTTAGCCACTCAATATAAAGTACATGCCAAGGTAGTTTACGGTGGCCCAAATGCCAACCGGCTTGAACAAATATTACTGGATGCTGCCGGTGGTAAAATAAAAGCTCCGGTTGATCGGGTATTTGCTTTATCGGATGCCGTAGCTGCATTAAAGGCAGTAAAACAGGCGCATCCCTCGGGCAAAATATTGCTGCGCCCCTGA
- a CDS encoding lipase family protein has translation MKRKLFFLSFFLIVVQIVIAQQFQPVFNPKEYTAFLSMMHFESSIPDKAQRGKEKDPYQLVYKSPELGMKNLWWLYTNDYSQGVIVIRGTVGDKASWLENYYCPMIPATGTLQLDATTKFDYKLAERSDAYVHAGWTIGMAYLVRDMLPKIKELYQKGVKDFFVFGHSQGGVLAYLVSSYLYYQRQAGNLPADIRFKTYTSAAPKPGNVQYAYDFESINKGGWTYSVVNSADWVPETPYTIQRVSDMNAVNPLVDIPKVLKKQKFLLRVVGNLYYGKLDRKTRKAQTTYANILGHKLYKLAIKKILPGLKEPAYAPSMNYMRAGTPVVLMPDAEYYKKFGLDKEDKFANHHFEPYYYLMQQQYGK, from the coding sequence ATGAAGCGAAAACTATTTTTTCTTTCCTTTTTTTTGATTGTTGTACAGATTGTTATTGCCCAACAGTTTCAACCCGTTTTTAATCCGAAGGAATACACTGCATTTCTGTCTATGATGCATTTTGAAAGCAGTATTCCGGATAAAGCACAAAGAGGAAAGGAAAAAGACCCCTATCAGCTGGTCTATAAATCACCTGAACTGGGAATGAAAAATCTGTGGTGGTTGTACACCAATGATTATAGTCAGGGAGTAATTGTTATTCGCGGAACGGTTGGGGATAAAGCCAGTTGGCTGGAGAATTATTATTGCCCGATGATACCGGCTACTGGAACCTTACAATTAGATGCCACAACAAAATTTGATTATAAACTGGCGGAACGGAGCGATGCTTATGTGCATGCCGGCTGGACGATCGGGATGGCTTATCTCGTTAGGGATATGCTGCCAAAGATTAAAGAGTTATACCAGAAGGGAGTAAAAGATTTCTTTGTATTTGGCCACAGCCAGGGAGGCGTATTGGCCTACCTGGTCAGCTCTTATTTATATTATCAGCGGCAGGCGGGAAACCTGCCGGCAGACATACGGTTTAAGACCTATACCAGTGCCGCGCCGAAACCGGGCAATGTGCAATATGCTTATGATTTTGAAAGCATCAATAAAGGGGGCTGGACGTATTCAGTAGTGAACAGCGCCGACTGGGTGCCGGAGACGCCCTATACCATTCAGCGGGTATCAGATATGAATGCGGTGAATCCGTTGGTAGATATTCCCAAAGTTTTAAAGAAACAAAAATTCTTGCTGCGGGTAGTGGGCAATCTTTATTACGGCAAGCTGGACCGCAAGACGAGGAAAGCGCAAACTACTTATGCGAATATTTTAGGGCATAAACTATATAAGCTGGCTATTAAAAAAATATTGCCCGGGCTCAAAGAGCCTGCCTATGCGCCTTCTATGAATTATATGCGCGCCGGCACACCCGTGGTGCTAATGCCGGATGCGGAGTATTATAAAAAATTTGGGCTGGATAAGGAAGATAAATTTGCTAATCATCATTTTGAACCGTATTATTATCTGATGCAGCAGCAGTATGGGAAGTAG